The DNA region TTAGAAGATATTTGGAGCGAGCTGGTGTTCTTGATGCCCTGACAAAAGTTTTGGTTATGCTTTATGAAGAAACTGAAAAACCAGATGATGCACTTGAGTATGTttgtcacaaaaaaaatgtctaaaatcaatttaatttaatttaatttactatatGTTTATCAGGTATATTCGTAAAAGAATTGGTGGTATAACTGAAGAGACTGTTGAAGTTGATGAACTCAAAAAGAAACTTGATGAAAGTGAAGCCATGAATCGTGAACTACGAAAAAAATTGGCAAAACTTGAAatcaatgatgataatgaagctGAAGAATAATCAACTAGacttttaatacaaaaaaaaaaaaacattccaaACTAGTCTGAAGTTTTGGTATAAGCTAACTTGGTGCCTTATTAttctattgttaatatttaatatttaaattcataaattatcaagtattctaaagttaaaaaactaatatttttctaaattaaaaataaaacaatttaggCTTGCTCAGTCTATTAAAGAGAcatgaaatattattgtaatattattggagCAAA from Aphidius gifuensis isolate YNYX2018 linkage group LG5, ASM1490517v1, whole genome shotgun sequence includes:
- the LOC122858196 gene encoding c-Myc-binding protein produces the protein MSSFKPNEPKREEFRRYLERAGVLDALTKVLVMLYEETEKPDDALEYIRKRIGGITEETVEVDELKKKLDESEAMNRELRKKLAKLEINDDNEAEE